The following are from one region of the Rhizobium sullae genome:
- a CDS encoding condensation domain-containing protein, translating to MSTVESTPAKSEEELEIVGEFPCTQTQLRCWILNQLNPGNPALNVAVRWEIRGTFKASTIEAAFRKVIQRHEVLRTRFIEKDGQPFQQAVEKTDFKMVVIDLRNMPPEQREKRISSIGEETARAPFDLSKPGLFHVTLLMAENDRGFLLITAHQSCFDGWSIRVLGREVGEIAAAIDHGRTPVLPDIELQYGDYALWQEEYLGSYGFETEKAFWRERLTGAPYFEVPPDRPRGAVKTSHGDIISILLPLSFGDRMDAAARKNRVSLYSYGAAIMSAMLHRLTNAPTVLFGSQVAGREDTDLENLIGVFINNLVFRYDFTNDVSFAEHIRYANETLEAVLNHQRMPFNKLVELVNPIRDPSRNPLISINFNLQKAFLEDHRYGDFELISAPSQSPGVLYDLSFMMIGRPSGWRMNIEYNTDLFQKSTIEALLKLWQDTYEIALSNPDALLSSLVVPDCRPVTSKPREAHAAQLETILRTHPSVGDVAVVTEAHPARRVAAFVAPVPTLSGPIDRLPAVLMQYLATQLPPDAMPSDISILLSLPRTGGGTIDHASLHLRDPLPTAPAAPQPMPAESRVRKPDTDKIETLASLWSKILGVPSVRPEDDFFALGGHSLLALRLLSSIRERFDVKPTLELLFKEPTLEKFAAAIFETSEAPTTAEATPNPWELITCKRGSGRSAVYTFNHPFLFYRLANELPDTVSVHNINMFNAKLDSELAQMSLEQIAKLAIDAMQIPPDTGSVAIVGLCVNGILAMEITRQLREAGVEVGFTVIIDAWAPGYFRSQPKIRQKRWNAERRIKRTIYFTRKLLSGRIPFIEYLKEFNLTLALLQKLGVSGGQYSPEEQANAEVTELLVRASRSYRPAKSKDPSVILLRSQANHPRARKLLFGWGDAVAKDTAVLDLKGWHEDSLSNDGIRELAAIVSRKLDG from the coding sequence ATGAGTACAGTCGAAAGCACCCCGGCGAAGTCGGAAGAAGAACTGGAAATTGTTGGTGAATTCCCGTGCACGCAAACACAATTGCGCTGCTGGATCCTTAATCAGCTGAATCCCGGAAATCCGGCGCTCAACGTTGCGGTTCGATGGGAGATTCGCGGCACCTTCAAGGCATCTACCATCGAAGCGGCTTTCCGTAAGGTCATCCAACGCCACGAGGTTTTGCGCACGCGCTTCATCGAAAAAGATGGGCAGCCTTTTCAACAGGCCGTGGAAAAGACCGATTTCAAGATGGTGGTGATCGATCTGAGAAATATGCCGCCTGAGCAGCGGGAGAAAAGGATCTCGTCCATTGGCGAAGAGACGGCCAGGGCCCCGTTTGATCTCAGCAAGCCCGGCCTCTTTCATGTTACGCTGTTGATGGCGGAGAATGATCGCGGGTTTTTGCTCATAACCGCGCACCAAAGCTGCTTTGATGGGTGGTCGATCCGGGTGCTCGGCAGAGAGGTTGGGGAGATCGCCGCCGCGATCGATCACGGTCGAACACCGGTCCTGCCGGATATTGAGCTGCAGTATGGCGACTACGCCTTGTGGCAAGAGGAATATCTTGGCAGCTACGGTTTCGAGACGGAAAAAGCCTTCTGGCGGGAGCGGCTAACGGGAGCGCCATATTTCGAAGTTCCTCCTGATCGGCCCCGCGGCGCGGTCAAAACGAGCCATGGCGACATAATCTCAATCCTTTTGCCGCTTTCGTTCGGCGATCGGATGGATGCCGCTGCGCGCAAAAATCGCGTGTCTCTTTATAGCTACGGCGCAGCGATCATGAGCGCCATGCTGCATCGTCTGACGAATGCTCCGACGGTCTTGTTCGGCTCACAGGTTGCTGGCCGCGAGGATACCGATCTCGAAAATCTGATCGGTGTCTTTATCAACAATCTTGTGTTCAGGTATGACTTTACCAACGATGTCTCATTCGCCGAGCACATCCGCTATGCCAACGAAACGCTGGAAGCCGTCCTCAATCACCAGCGCATGCCGTTCAACAAACTGGTTGAACTCGTCAATCCGATCCGCGATCCGTCACGCAATCCACTGATATCTATCAACTTCAACCTGCAGAAAGCCTTTCTTGAGGACCACCGCTATGGCGACTTCGAGCTGATCAGTGCTCCGTCGCAATCGCCGGGCGTGCTTTACGATCTGAGCTTCATGATGATCGGACGGCCCAGCGGTTGGCGCATGAACATCGAGTACAATACCGATCTTTTCCAGAAGAGCACGATAGAGGCCCTTCTCAAGCTTTGGCAGGATACGTACGAAATCGCGCTGAGCAATCCCGACGCATTGCTTTCCTCTCTCGTGGTGCCGGATTGTAGGCCTGTGACATCGAAGCCGCGCGAGGCGCATGCGGCGCAATTGGAGACAATACTCCGCACCCATCCGTCGGTGGGCGATGTCGCTGTCGTAACGGAAGCACACCCCGCACGTCGTGTAGCGGCGTTTGTTGCCCCGGTTCCAACCTTGAGCGGGCCGATCGACCGTCTGCCTGCCGTGCTGATGCAATATCTCGCGACACAATTGCCTCCTGACGCGATGCCGAGCGATATCAGCATCCTCCTCAGTTTGCCGAGGACAGGTGGCGGCACGATAGACCATGCAAGCCTTCATCTGCGCGACCCGCTACCGACCGCACCGGCCGCACCCCAACCGATGCCTGCAGAAAGCCGCGTCCGAAAGCCCGATACCGACAAAATAGAGACTCTGGCTAGCCTCTGGAGTAAAATTCTTGGTGTCCCGTCCGTTAGACCCGAGGACGATTTCTTTGCCCTCGGCGGTCATTCGCTACTCGCTCTACGGCTCTTGTCGTCCATACGCGAGAGATTTGACGTAAAGCCCACTCTGGAACTGCTTTTCAAGGAGCCGACCCTCGAAAAATTCGCGGCGGCAATTTTCGAAACTTCTGAAGCTCCGACGACAGCTGAAGCAACGCCTAATCCGTGGGAGTTGATCACCTGTAAACGCGGCTCTGGTCGCTCGGCGGTCTACACGTTCAACCATCCGTTCCTCTTCTATCGTCTGGCGAACGAGTTGCCGGATACTGTCTCCGTCCACAACATCAATATGTTCAACGCGAAGCTTGACAGCGAGCTTGCGCAGATGTCGCTCGAACAGATTGCCAAGCTGGCCATCGACGCTATGCAAATTCCGCCGGACACTGGTTCGGTTGCGATCGTCGGGCTATGCGTCAATGGAATCCTTGCAATGGAAATCACTCGGCAGTTGCGTGAGGCGGGCGTTGAAGTCGGCTTTACTGTCATCATCGATGCCTGGGCACCAGGCTACTTCCGCTCCCAGCCAAAGATACGTCAGAAGCGCTGGAATGCAGAGCGGCGCATCAAGCGGACGATTTACTTCACGCGAAAGTTGCTTTCTGGCCGCATACCATTCATCGAATATCTGAAGGAATTCAACTTAACGCTTGCGCTGTTGCAAAAGCTCGGCGTCAGCGGCGGTCAATATTCTCCCGAAGAGCAGGCCAATGCCGAAGTCACCGAGCTCCTCGTGCGCGCAAGCCGCAGCTATCGGCCCGCAAAGAGCAAGGATCCATCGGTAATTTTGCTGCGCAGCCAGGCCAATCATCCCCGAGCGCGCAAGCTTCTTTTCGGTTGGGGCGATGCGGTGGCGAAAGACACCGCCGTCCTCGATCTCAAGGGATGGCACGAGGATTCGCTGAGCAACGACGGTATTCGCGAACTTGCCGCGATCGTATCCAGGAAGCTCGACGGCTAG
- a CDS encoding glucosamine inositolphosphorylceramide transferase family protein has translation MTTVRPLRIGVLVAQKEGFENWELMIFDRIMADPRFSLITFIVHPNPFGDLKASRLFELESHLERRLLARQRRYTPQTFDANRQRFDDLRVLGTYVAADIDVPRQLVNERELDLVIRLTPASLPSDAIRDLPFGEWAFNFCDQRSRKADWFSYRDVISKSAATELLLYAKQDDARVTSIASPSFNIKFSAARNAAFLKERAVTLLMRELGRLADSRELKAEPSRRNDVVKPPSSVDMVRYAGGLSSHFLARAIKALRARMHSGSAIWTLYTGRGRIDDFDPRESVEIPPTKSDIKADPFLFQYGNECYLFYEAYADGDRKAHIAVGRFRGDKIEPVGIALSCDHHLSYPFVFRDGKSIFMMPETHQSRRIEIWRCVEFPLKWELYSTAFEGRSAADSVLTRHKGKWWLFTNLSDFHAYEDHCSELYLFEVDGPELKRIISHKHNPVVIGSTVARNGGRILERNGQLYRPSQCNAHGIYGYGLNIMEIEELSLTAYRERCIRTITPDFKKGLRGCHHFDAAGERYVVDARLSL, from the coding sequence ATGACCACCGTTAGACCTCTCAGGATTGGCGTTCTCGTTGCTCAGAAGGAGGGGTTCGAGAACTGGGAGCTTATGATCTTCGATCGGATCATGGCAGATCCGCGCTTTTCCCTCATTACCTTCATTGTTCACCCGAATCCCTTTGGAGATTTGAAAGCCTCGCGGCTCTTCGAGCTGGAATCGCATCTGGAGCGACGGCTTCTTGCTCGACAGCGCCGCTACACTCCCCAAACTTTTGATGCCAATCGGCAACGCTTCGACGATCTCCGGGTATTAGGAACGTACGTTGCCGCCGACATCGACGTGCCCCGCCAGCTCGTCAACGAGCGTGAGCTTGACCTGGTTATCCGACTGACGCCTGCGAGCCTTCCCAGCGATGCAATCCGGGACTTGCCGTTTGGGGAGTGGGCTTTCAATTTCTGCGATCAGAGATCGCGGAAAGCAGACTGGTTCAGCTATCGTGATGTGATTTCCAAGTCTGCGGCGACAGAACTGTTGCTCTATGCAAAGCAGGACGACGCTCGTGTGACGTCGATTGCTTCGCCGTCCTTCAACATCAAATTCAGTGCCGCCCGCAACGCCGCTTTCCTCAAGGAACGCGCCGTAACCCTTCTTATGCGCGAATTGGGTCGGCTTGCCGATAGCCGCGAATTGAAGGCTGAGCCGTCGAGGCGCAATGACGTTGTAAAGCCTCCATCGTCCGTTGATATGGTCCGCTATGCGGGTGGCTTGTCGAGCCATTTCCTGGCGCGGGCAATCAAGGCGCTGAGAGCGAGAATGCATTCCGGCTCTGCGATCTGGACGCTTTATACTGGCAGAGGGCGCATTGACGATTTCGACCCACGGGAATCGGTGGAAATACCGCCGACAAAGAGCGACATCAAAGCGGATCCGTTCCTGTTTCAGTACGGCAACGAGTGCTATTTGTTCTACGAGGCCTATGCCGATGGGGATCGTAAGGCTCACATCGCCGTTGGCCGATTCCGCGGAGACAAGATCGAACCGGTAGGCATCGCGCTCAGTTGCGATCATCATCTCTCCTATCCCTTTGTGTTCCGCGACGGGAAGAGTATCTTCATGATGCCCGAAACTCACCAGTCGCGGCGAATAGAGATCTGGCGGTGTGTTGAATTCCCCCTGAAATGGGAACTCTATTCGACGGCGTTCGAGGGGCGCTCGGCCGCCGATAGCGTGCTCACGCGTCATAAGGGCAAATGGTGGCTATTTACGAACCTCTCCGATTTCCACGCCTATGAAGACCATTGCAGTGAACTCTACCTCTTCGAGGTCGACGGTCCGGAGCTCAAGCGTATCATCTCGCACAAACACAATCCGGTCGTCATCGGGAGCACGGTCGCGCGAAACGGCGGCCGGATCCTCGAAAGAAATGGCCAGCTCTACCGCCCCTCGCAGTGCAACGCTCACGGCATCTACGGATATGGCCTGAATATCATGGAGATTGAGGAACTGAGCCTGACCGCCTACCGTGAGCGTTGTATCCGTACAATTACGCCGGATTTCAAGAAGGGCTTGCGGGGCTGTCATCACTTCGATGCAGCAGGGGAGCGTTATGTCGTTGACGCGCGACTAAGCCTGTGA
- a CDS encoding 4'-phosphopantetheinyl transferase family protein, with protein MPHDRDRDATGPGIIDIWTWSLDAVDPDLAAMLSSEEIARASRFVQARDCHRFIAGRAGLRRILARYLAVAPRRLGLTYNAFGKPQIAGSNRRQLHFNLSHTETTAMLAVSDHYHVGIDIETIKPLKEDIAGHFFSPKEYMTLKMLAPEAYIQGFYCLWTRKEAFLKALGVGLSLPLDAFDISITAPQLERLDGDADASINWSLFDVDTPSGLVGTVAALTVGNSVRLRYRTDENDLLTGLVARQRHNAPLLHRSDDSPASPS; from the coding sequence ATGCCACATGATCGGGATCGGGACGCAACCGGCCCTGGGATCATAGACATCTGGACGTGGAGCCTCGACGCCGTCGATCCCGATTTAGCCGCGATGTTGTCAAGTGAAGAGATCGCCCGTGCCTCGCGCTTTGTGCAAGCCCGCGATTGTCACCGATTTATTGCGGGGAGAGCGGGGCTGCGACGGATCCTCGCACGCTACCTCGCCGTTGCTCCACGTCGTTTAGGTCTGACCTACAACGCCTTTGGCAAACCGCAGATCGCTGGATCAAACAGGCGGCAACTTCACTTCAATCTTAGCCACACCGAGACGACGGCGATGCTTGCCGTATCGGACCACTACCATGTCGGCATAGACATAGAGACGATAAAGCCTCTGAAAGAGGACATTGCCGGTCACTTTTTTTCGCCGAAGGAATACATGACCCTGAAGATGCTGGCCCCAGAGGCATATATTCAAGGCTTTTACTGCCTTTGGACACGGAAGGAAGCGTTCCTGAAGGCCCTCGGCGTCGGATTGTCGCTGCCGCTTGACGCATTCGATATCTCGATCACTGCGCCGCAGTTGGAGCGCCTGGATGGTGATGCGGATGCGTCTATCAACTGGAGCCTATTCGACGTCGATACACCATCGGGCCTCGTCGGTACGGTAGCCGCTTTGACAGTCGGAAACTCTGTCCGTCTGCGCTATCGAACGGATGAGAATGACTTACTCACAGGCTTAGTCGCGCGTCAACGACATAACGCTCCCCTGCTGCATCGAAGTGATGACAGCCCCGCAAGCCCTTCTTGA
- a CDS encoding DegT/DnrJ/EryC1/StrS family aminotransferase → MAPVGLREWLAIAPVLASGKLARYGDDTGGPLLRFEADFCAKFNVQHGLTMSSGTAALVAALVAAGIGPGDEVLVPAYTWIATAAAPLAAGAVPILVEIDQTLTMDPTDIVRKITPNTRAIIPVHMANMVCDMDSIMRIAREHRLIVIEDACQAVGLTYKGRRAGTIGDVGAYSFNQFKNINIGEGGALVTDDPRLFARARMYHDIGSLFRGHLDNANEPPILGINFKANQIQGAMLNVQLKKLDPMISRMRKRYDAMTEILAKSNMMRVGPHNDPTNAAGLHVIFETAEAAGAFAAENKRGVYRLYDSSRHVYTNWQPILQQRSGHPAMNPFNWSDRKIEYTPDMCAQSLDILKRTCRISLGENYPLALVTYLARRMVRQRSSATDELSYAT, encoded by the coding sequence ATGGCTCCAGTGGGTCTGCGGGAATGGCTAGCAATCGCGCCGGTACTTGCATCAGGTAAATTGGCTCGCTACGGCGACGACACGGGCGGGCCTCTATTGCGTTTTGAGGCGGACTTCTGCGCCAAATTCAACGTACAGCACGGACTGACGATGAGCAGCGGCACTGCGGCGCTGGTGGCGGCGCTGGTGGCTGCTGGAATCGGTCCGGGCGATGAGGTGCTTGTGCCCGCTTATACCTGGATTGCGACCGCAGCCGCTCCACTGGCTGCCGGCGCAGTTCCGATCCTTGTCGAGATCGATCAAACATTGACGATGGATCCGACTGACATCGTTCGCAAAATTACACCCAACACGCGCGCGATCATTCCCGTTCACATGGCAAACATGGTCTGCGACATGGACAGCATCATGCGGATTGCACGGGAACATAGGCTAATCGTCATCGAGGACGCGTGCCAGGCCGTCGGTCTCACCTATAAGGGCCGGCGTGCCGGCACGATCGGTGACGTCGGCGCATACAGCTTCAATCAGTTCAAGAACATCAACATTGGCGAAGGCGGCGCGCTCGTGACCGACGACCCGCGTCTCTTTGCGCGTGCACGCATGTATCATGATATCGGATCGTTGTTCCGCGGTCATCTCGACAACGCCAACGAGCCGCCCATCCTCGGCATCAATTTCAAGGCAAATCAGATCCAGGGCGCCATGCTGAATGTGCAGTTGAAAAAGCTCGACCCGATGATTTCCCGCATGCGCAAACGCTACGACGCGATGACGGAGATCCTTGCCAAAAGCAATATGATGCGCGTCGGACCACATAATGACCCGACGAACGCCGCAGGGCTGCACGTCATCTTCGAAACGGCAGAAGCGGCGGGTGCCTTTGCGGCCGAGAACAAGCGCGGTGTGTATCGGCTCTACGATTCCAGCCGTCACGTCTACACGAATTGGCAGCCAATTCTGCAACAGCGGAGCGGCCATCCAGCCATGAACCCATTCAACTGGAGCGATAGGAAGATCGAGTACACGCCTGATATGTGCGCGCAGTCGCTCGACATTCTCAAGAGAACGTGCCGCATCAGTCTCGGCGAGAATTATCCTCTGGCGCTGGTGACTTATCTTGCCCGGCGTATGGTTCGGCAGCGCTCCTCTGCCACCGATGAGCTGTCCTATGCCACATGA
- a CDS encoding FAD-dependent oxidoreductase produces MNMILSADVAIIGAGPAGLTIARELENTPMRVLIIESGGFEYETETQTLNAVENVGEPLSRGDVVPVGRGYTDSLGWLNDIPAFELRNRLIGGSTHTWIGKCATFDEIDFAARPWLPVSGWPITRSDIQPALERAATLLNLGPNIYDERLLSLLRLPPEEIGLDRDRLRSFFWQFSHERATSGEPMRFANISRQLKAPNVDFLTQATVTEINLNNDGRCVSSLEAYSLEGNKAIVRAKTIVLCCGGIENARLLLASNSLMTNGIGNSKGIVGRYLADHPRTSLARFNGVGIDEIARHFNFFGLHHNGRTHFYLRGLSLSPDTQMREGLTNCAAYPVQVHRADDPWAALKRLRHGFSQTTPGDLIAVFGAMNLVASGLYRRFVQKRGLPHRSVELRFDAMVEQQLDAESRVTLSDRRDRFGKPLPRVDWKIGSVEIESMKRLALLISDEFPRVGLPRPHLADWIAQDDNSKMAFTDMAHPSCTTRMGVDPATSVVDANAMVHGVNGLFVAGSSVFPTGGHANPTLMLLALAIRLADHLKVRFASERPLRSSLPDAEAKTTHQ; encoded by the coding sequence ATGAACATGATACTTAGCGCCGACGTTGCAATCATAGGTGCCGGCCCCGCCGGGCTGACCATCGCCCGCGAACTGGAAAACACGCCGATGCGTGTCCTCATTATTGAGAGCGGCGGTTTTGAATACGAAACCGAAACCCAGACCCTGAATGCCGTGGAAAATGTTGGAGAGCCTCTGTCGCGCGGGGACGTCGTGCCGGTTGGCCGCGGGTATACGGACAGTTTGGGATGGCTCAACGACATACCGGCTTTTGAGCTGCGCAACCGCCTCATCGGCGGAAGCACCCATACATGGATTGGCAAATGCGCAACATTCGACGAAATCGACTTTGCAGCTCGCCCCTGGCTCCCCGTTTCGGGCTGGCCGATCACGCGGAGCGACATCCAGCCCGCGCTAGAACGCGCCGCGACACTCCTCAACCTAGGGCCGAATATTTATGACGAACGGCTTCTAAGCCTGCTGCGCTTGCCGCCCGAAGAGATCGGCCTTGATCGCGATCGGTTGCGGAGCTTTTTCTGGCAGTTCAGTCATGAGCGTGCAACCAGCGGCGAGCCGATGCGATTTGCCAACATTTCCCGACAACTCAAAGCTCCCAATGTTGATTTCCTGACGCAGGCTACCGTCACGGAAATCAATCTCAATAATGACGGTCGATGCGTTAGCTCTCTCGAAGCCTATAGCCTTGAGGGAAACAAGGCGATTGTGCGCGCCAAAACGATCGTGCTTTGCTGTGGCGGCATCGAAAACGCTCGGTTGCTGCTGGCGTCGAATTCACTGATGACAAACGGCATTGGCAACAGCAAAGGCATCGTGGGTCGCTATCTCGCTGATCATCCACGCACGTCTCTTGCTCGGTTTAATGGCGTGGGGATCGATGAAATCGCTCGGCATTTCAACTTCTTTGGTCTTCACCACAACGGTCGGACACACTTCTATCTTCGTGGGCTGTCACTCAGTCCGGATACGCAGATGAGGGAGGGCCTTACAAATTGCGCAGCCTATCCCGTTCAAGTCCATCGGGCGGACGACCCTTGGGCAGCGTTGAAACGCCTTCGGCATGGCTTCAGTCAAACGACGCCGGGCGACCTCATTGCTGTCTTCGGCGCAATGAATCTCGTTGCCTCGGGCCTCTACCGTCGGTTTGTCCAGAAGCGCGGACTGCCGCACAGATCCGTCGAGTTACGCTTTGATGCAATGGTCGAACAGCAACTCGATGCTGAAAGCCGGGTGACCCTTTCCGACCGGCGTGACCGCTTTGGCAAGCCTCTGCCGCGTGTCGATTGGAAGATAGGTTCGGTCGAGATTGAAAGCATGAAGCGGCTTGCCCTTTTGATATCGGACGAGTTCCCGCGCGTCGGGTTGCCGCGGCCACATCTGGCGGATTGGATCGCTCAGGATGACAACAGCAAGATGGCCTTCACGGATATGGCGCATCCTTCCTGCACGACGCGGATGGGTGTGGATCCCGCGACCAGCGTCGTCGATGCAAATGCAATGGTGCATGGCGTCAACGGTCTGTTCGTTGCGGGCAGCTCCGTGTTCCCAACGGGCGGCCACGCAAACCCGACGCTTATGTTACTGGCTCTTGCCATCCGTCTGGCGGATCACCTGAAGGTCCGCTTCGCAAGCGAAAGACCACTTCGATCCTCGTTGCCCGACGCCGAAGCCAAAACTACACACCAGTAG